Proteins co-encoded in one Kutzneria chonburiensis genomic window:
- a CDS encoding ABC transporter ATP-binding protein — translation MVSIEVWNASVDFPIFDAKTRSLKKAVLGKAGGRIGTENRVPIIEALRDITLSLKHGDRVGLVGHNGAGKSTLLRMLAGIYEPTRGSAQIKGRVAPVFDLGVGMDPELSGYENIIIRGLFLGMTRKQMEQRMDDIADFSELGNYLSMPIRTYSTGMRVRLALGVVTSIDPEILILDEGIGAVDAAFLDKARNRLNDLVKRSGLLVFASHSDEFLMELCNSAIWMDHGQMKMRGGLREVLTAYKGRDPFEHMSQETLERLGLTEAPVLPNGETA, via the coding sequence ATGGTCAGCATTGAAGTCTGGAACGCCTCCGTCGACTTCCCCATCTTCGACGCCAAGACGCGGTCGTTGAAGAAGGCGGTGCTCGGCAAGGCCGGCGGTCGGATCGGCACCGAGAACCGGGTCCCGATCATCGAGGCGCTGCGTGACATCACGCTGTCGCTCAAGCACGGCGACCGGGTCGGCCTGGTCGGCCACAACGGCGCCGGCAAGTCCACCCTGCTGCGCATGCTCGCCGGCATCTACGAGCCGACGCGGGGCTCCGCGCAGATCAAGGGCCGGGTCGCCCCCGTGTTCGACCTCGGCGTCGGCATGGACCCCGAGCTGTCGGGCTACGAGAACATCATCATCCGCGGTCTCTTCCTCGGCATGACCAGGAAGCAGATGGAGCAGCGAATGGACGACATCGCCGACTTCTCCGAACTGGGCAACTACCTGTCGATGCCGATCCGCACCTACTCCACGGGTATGCGGGTCCGGCTGGCGCTGGGCGTGGTCACCTCCATCGACCCGGAGATCCTGATCCTGGACGAGGGCATCGGCGCGGTCGACGCGGCCTTCCTCGACAAGGCCCGCAACCGGCTCAACGACCTGGTCAAGCGGTCCGGCCTGCTGGTCTTCGCCTCGCACTCGGACGAGTTCCTGATGGAGCTGTGCAACTCGGCGATCTGGATGGACCACGGCCAGATGAAGATGCGCGGCGGGCTGCGTGAGGTGCTCACCGCGTACAAGGGCCGCGACCCGTTCGAGCACATGTCGCAGGAGACGTTGGAGCGGCTCGGGCTGACCGAGGCGCCGGTGCTGCCCAACGGTGAGACCGCATGA